The Solanum lycopersicum chromosome 9, SLM_r2.1 genome window below encodes:
- the LOC101267261 gene encoding transcription factor bHLH61-like isoform X1 yields the protein MGSKEQKKALLNQQLEQLGSITNSPSVNKTSIIAHASKYIEELKERIDKLNEDVSTSQPYHHDHEDALPEVIVETLEKGFIINVFSEKNCPGLLVSILEVFEELGLELLDARVSCSDCFRLEAVSDKEGEIECIDAQMVKQAVLEAIRNWKQLNHQD from the exons aTGGGATCCAAAGAGCAAAAAAAAGCATTGCTCAATCAACAATTGGAGCAACTTGGTTCAATTACTAATTCCCCTTCT GTGAATAAGACATCAATCATTGCCCATGCATCGAAGTATATAGAAGAATTAAAGGAAAGGATTGACAAGTTAAATGAAGATGTTTCAACTTCACAACCTTATCATCATGACCATGAAGATGCCTTACCAGAG GTTATCGTAGAAACCCTAGAGAAGGGGTtcataataaatgtattttcagAAAAGAATTGCCCTGGTTTGCTAGTCTCAATATTGGAAGTCTTTGAAGAGCTTGGCCTTGAATTATTGGATGCTAGGGTTTCTTGTTCAGATTGTTTTCGACTTGAAGCTGTTAGTGAT AAGGAAGGAGAAATTGAATGCATAGATGCCCAAATGGTAAAACAAGCAGTGTTGGAAGCTATAAGGAATTGGAAACAACTCAATCACCAAGATTAA
- the LOC101267261 gene encoding transcription factor bHLH61-like isoform X2, translating to MGSKEQKKALLNQQLEQLGSITNSPSVNKTSIIAHASKYIEELKERIDKLNEDVSTSQPYHHDHEDALPEVIVETLEKGFIINVFSEKNCPGLLVSILEVFEELGLELLDARVSCSDCFRLEAVSDVGGLSLH from the exons aTGGGATCCAAAGAGCAAAAAAAAGCATTGCTCAATCAACAATTGGAGCAACTTGGTTCAATTACTAATTCCCCTTCT GTGAATAAGACATCAATCATTGCCCATGCATCGAAGTATATAGAAGAATTAAAGGAAAGGATTGACAAGTTAAATGAAGATGTTTCAACTTCACAACCTTATCATCATGACCATGAAGATGCCTTACCAGAG GTTATCGTAGAAACCCTAGAGAAGGGGTtcataataaatgtattttcagAAAAGAATTGCCCTGGTTTGCTAGTCTCAATATTGGAAGTCTTTGAAGAGCTTGGCCTTGAATTATTGGATGCTAGGGTTTCTTGTTCAGATTGTTTTCGACTTGAAGCTGTTAGTGAT